From the Manis javanica isolate MJ-LG chromosome 11, MJ_LKY, whole genome shotgun sequence genome, one window contains:
- the LOC140844329 gene encoding olfactory receptor 5AN1-like — translation MIRKGNITEITYFILLGFSDFPRIKAVLFVVFLVIYVTTLTWNLSLIILIRMDSHLHTPMYFFLSNLSFLDICYVTSTAPKMLSDFFLEQHTITVVGCAVQYFFSATTGLSESCVMTAMAYDRYAAICNPLLYSSVMSPTVCVGMLLGSYMAGISGSVSQLCAILQLHFCGPNVIHHFFCDMPQLLVLSCTDTFSAKLILAIVTMIFALISVLVILISYVYIVISIMKITTAKGRSKAFNTCASHLTAVSFFYISSSFVYLRSSSGGSSKFDRFASVFYTVVTPMLNPLIYSLRNKEIKDALKRLQRKGGYY, via the coding sequence ATGATTAGGAAAGGAAATATTACAGAGATCACCTACTTCATCCTCTTGGGGTTTTCAGATTTTCCCAGAATCAAAGCAGTGCTCTTTGTCGTGTTCCTGGTGATCTACGTTACAACTCTGACTTGGAACCTGAGCCTCATCATCTTAATAAGGAtggattcccacctccacacacccatgtacttcttcctcagcaacctgtccttcctagacatctgctatgtgacctccacagcccccaagatgctctctgacttcttccTGGAACAACATACTATCACCGTTGTGGGCTGTGCTGTTCAGTACTTCTTCTCTGCAACCACGGGACTGAGTGAGTCTTGTGTCATGACAGCCATGGCTTATGACCGCTATGCTGCCATTTGTAATCCACTTCTCTACTCATCAGTCATGTCACCCACCGTCTGTGTTGGGATGTTGCTGGGATCCTATATGGCTGGAATCTCTGGTTCTGTATCCCAACTGTGtgccattcttcaactccacttctgtgggcctaatgtcatccaccacttcttctgtgacatgccccaACTGTTAGTCCTGTCCTGCACTGACACTTTCTCTGCCAAACTCATACTTGCTATAGTAACAATGATCTTTGCATTAATAAGTGTCCTTGTTATCCTGATATCCTACGTCTATATTGTCATCTCCATTATGAAGATCACTACAGCTAAAGGCAGGTCCAAGGCTTTcaacacctgtgcttctcacctgacAGCAGTTTCCTTCTTCTATATCTCAAGTAGCTTTGTCTATTTGCGTTCCAGCTCTGGCGGGTCTTCCAAGTTCGACAGATTTGCATCGGTCTTCTACACAGTGGTCACTCCCATGTTGAATCCCTTgatttacagtctgaggaacaaggaaatcaaagatgcctTGAAGAGGTTGCAGAGGAAAGGAGGTTATTACTGA